A region of Lacinutrix sp. Hel_I_90 DNA encodes the following proteins:
- a CDS encoding outer membrane beta-barrel protein has product MRQLLFFVTLLCISLSFSQVKEFKVTGKLIDEVDKVPLEAATVYVQRVKDSSLVTYTISDRTGVFSLAGETGDEYLNLFVSYVGYKTYFKKLKIDETEINLETLPLEINSNVLGEVILQSTAPVTIKKDTLEFNVSSFKTRKDANVEDLLKELPGVEINAEGKITINGKEVNKILVNGKPFFGNDPTITTKNLTKDIIEKVQIVDTKTKSEAFTGEVGDKENKTINLTIKEENNKGVFGRVSAGAGTNERYEFAGMLNVFDNDQRVSLLAGGNNTNSPGFSFGEISEMFGRGGGMNFNSNGSFSIGGRSFGAGQGITTSENAGVNYADKIGEVTDVSGDYFYASSNSENEASSQRETILSDARFFTNSKSQSTNDTESHQANVEFQIEIDSTLQINIEPSFSYSKSNTIFNNNIETLDEARMLTNQSSVGSNVESFAKEFTNEINLTKRFGSKGSFLRLELKNNTSHDEKEDFLNSVTEIFGTSPETINRDQLTIGDNARNGLNSEITYRLPIVANKLFLNFEYEYALNENENRQSTFDFNTTEQTFTDFNTELSTDFEYTDSQVTPGIGLTYRGEKWSTRFNLSYNFRTLKNEDLLRPQFNVERDFKNIQMRYNLNYMFSPKSSIYMGYRLSNDTPPLRQLQAFADVSNPLNTVTGNSDLVPSNRHLLYAGYNGFDWQKRTGVYVNINANVTNNQIVSKSIVDPETLKRTTTYVNVNGNYNYSVSGNYTKNFKIDSLRNIKVNVGGSSSFAKTINFNNDVKYASNVSSLTPNVGVDFIWDKVFEFKPYYRVTFTNNAYDINAFEDRKFTRHAAGVRTATFMPKNLEWRNDISFNYNPDVAEGFQNSAWFWNATLAYSVLKDQGAITLKVYDLLNQNTNAVRNATQDYIEDSQSTVLRQYFMLSLSWKFNSLGSKGESNGGSMRFH; this is encoded by the coding sequence ATGCGCCAATTATTATTTTTCGTTACGCTTTTATGTATTTCCTTATCCTTTTCTCAAGTTAAAGAATTCAAAGTAACTGGTAAATTAATAGATGAGGTGGATAAGGTGCCACTTGAAGCAGCAACGGTTTATGTACAGCGCGTAAAAGATAGTTCATTAGTGACTTACACAATTTCTGATAGAACGGGCGTATTTTCTTTAGCAGGTGAAACAGGAGATGAATACTTAAATCTATTTGTTTCGTATGTTGGTTATAAAACCTATTTCAAAAAATTAAAAATAGATGAGACTGAAATTAATCTCGAGACTCTTCCATTAGAAATAAATTCAAATGTGTTGGGTGAAGTTATATTGCAATCTACAGCGCCAGTAACGATTAAGAAAGATACTTTAGAATTTAATGTAAGTTCCTTTAAAACCCGTAAAGATGCGAACGTTGAAGATTTGTTAAAAGAATTACCCGGTGTTGAAATAAATGCAGAAGGCAAGATTACAATAAATGGTAAAGAGGTGAATAAAATTTTGGTAAATGGAAAGCCATTTTTCGGAAATGATCCTACTATTACAACAAAGAATCTAACCAAAGACATTATTGAAAAAGTTCAAATTGTTGATACTAAAACAAAATCTGAAGCTTTTACAGGTGAAGTTGGAGATAAAGAAAATAAGACCATTAATTTAACGATTAAAGAAGAAAACAATAAAGGTGTTTTTGGGCGGGTCTCTGCAGGAGCAGGAACCAACGAACGCTATGAGTTTGCTGGCATGTTAAACGTGTTTGATAATGACCAACGTGTAAGTCTTCTGGCTGGAGGTAATAATACAAATTCCCCTGGATTTAGTTTTGGAGAAATTTCTGAAATGTTTGGAAGAGGCGGCGGAATGAATTTTAATAGTAATGGGTCTTTTTCAATTGGAGGACGTTCGTTTGGTGCCGGGCAGGGGATTACAACTTCTGAAAATGCAGGTGTTAATTATGCCGATAAAATAGGTGAAGTTACAGACGTTTCAGGCGACTACTTCTATGCGTCAAGTAATTCAGAAAACGAAGCGTCTTCTCAACGGGAAACCATATTATCAGATGCTCGTTTTTTTACCAATTCCAAATCGCAGTCAACTAATGATACCGAGAGCCATCAAGCCAATGTAGAGTTTCAGATAGAGATTGATTCCACATTGCAAATAAATATAGAGCCGTCATTTAGCTATTCAAAATCAAACACCATTTTTAATAATAATATTGAAACTTTAGACGAAGCACGTATGTTAACAAATCAATCGTCTGTGGGGTCTAATGTTGAGAGTTTTGCTAAAGAATTCACGAACGAAATAAACTTAACCAAACGTTTTGGGAGTAAAGGTTCTTTTTTACGTTTAGAATTAAAAAACAACACGAGTCATGATGAAAAGGAAGATTTTTTAAATTCTGTTACCGAAATCTTTGGTACATCTCCTGAAACCATAAATAGAGATCAACTCACCATTGGTGATAATGCAAGAAACGGATTAAACTCTGAAATAACCTACCGTTTACCTATAGTTGCAAATAAATTATTCCTTAATTTTGAGTATGAATATGCCTTAAATGAAAATGAAAATAGACAAAGTACATTCGATTTTAATACTACAGAACAAACATTTACAGACTTCAATACCGAGTTAAGCACAGATTTTGAGTATACAGATTCGCAGGTTACCCCAGGAATAGGTTTGACTTACAGAGGTGAAAAATGGTCTACTCGTTTTAACCTTAGTTATAATTTTAGAACACTAAAAAACGAAGATTTATTAAGACCTCAATTTAATGTAGAACGTGATTTTAAAAATATTCAAATGCGTTACAACCTGAACTACATGTTTAGTCCAAAATCTTCAATATACATGGGCTATAGGTTGAGTAATGACACGCCGCCCTTAAGGCAGTTACAGGCTTTTGCAGATGTTTCTAATCCTTTAAATACGGTTACTGGAAACTCTGATTTAGTCCCATCGAACAGGCATTTGTTGTATGCTGGCTATAATGGTTTCGATTGGCAAAAACGAACAGGCGTTTATGTAAATATCAATGCAAATGTTACTAACAATCAAATAGTATCAAAATCTATTGTTGATCCTGAAACCTTAAAACGAACAACCACTTATGTTAATGTTAATGGTAATTATAACTATAGTGTTTCTGGGAATTATACCAAAAATTTTAAAATAGATTCACTTAGAAATATTAAGGTGAATGTAGGCGGATCATCTAGTTTTGCTAAAACCATCAACTTTAATAATGATGTAAAATACGCTAGTAATGTTAGCTCATTAACACCAAACGTTGGGGTCGATTTTATATGGGATAAGGTCTTTGAATTTAAGCCCTATTATAGAGTGACTTTTACCAATAACGCCTATGACATTAATGCGTTTGAAGACAGAAAATTTACAAGGCATGCAGCTGGTGTAAGAACGGCTACTTTTATGCCTAAAAATCTAGAATGGCGTAACGATATTAGTTTTAATTATAACCCCGATGTTGCAGAGGGTTTTCAAAATAGTGCATGGTTTTGGAATGCTACACTGGCGTATTCTGTGTTAAAAGATCAAGGTGCAATAACTTTAAAAGTATATGATTTGTTAAATCAAAATACGAATGCAGTTCGTAATGCTACACAAGATTATATTGAAGATTCTCAAAGTACTGTTTTAAGGCAATACTTCATGTTAAGCCTGAGCTGGAAGTTTAATAGTCTAGGCTCTAAAGGTGAAAGTAATGGCGGCAGTATGCGATTCCATTAA
- a CDS encoding YgcG family protein: MKNLLILLVVFLCFACKNENSKMALSQAVVQDYSNLFDEIAIEKLTEKIIAYEQKTSNQICIYTIDSLPNNENMLDKATTIANTLGVGTEDKSNGLLILISNYDRRIAIATGYGTEKIITDSIAQAIISTTLIPKFKNALYFEGIDNALDSLFVKWN, translated from the coding sequence ATGAAAAACCTTTTAATCTTACTTGTCGTTTTTCTTTGTTTTGCTTGTAAAAACGAGAATTCAAAAATGGCCCTTTCTCAAGCAGTTGTTCAAGACTACAGCAATTTATTTGATGAAATAGCAATAGAAAAGCTTACAGAAAAAATAATTGCTTACGAACAAAAAACAAGCAATCAAATTTGTATTTATACTATAGATTCGCTTCCTAACAATGAAAATATGTTAGATAAGGCAACAACAATAGCTAATACACTTGGAGTTGGAACTGAAGATAAATCCAATGGTCTATTAATACTCATTTCTAATTACGATAGAAGAATTGCTATCGCCACTGGTTACGGCACAGAAAAAATAATTACTGATTCTATTGCTCAAGCTATTATAAGTACTACACTAATTCCTAAGTTTAAAAACGCGCTTTATTTTGAGGGAATTGATAATGCATTAGATTCTCTTTTTGTGAAGTGGAATTAA
- a CDS encoding YgcG family protein codes for MKTRVFSRSRPFQCLLGLKKTALILLFGGFFLIGHFSFAQYNIPEKPSKAAGGQTSVYDYINLLSKTQKQTLENKLIKYSDTTSTQIVVAIINSTNGEYINYLGTQWADKWGIGDKDKDNGIFILLAKDDRKINISTGYGTEHLMTDAMSRRIIERDIIPYFKQNDYYGGLNRGADAVFEVMQGEYKGSKPSNSGNTFPFGFLFFLFIVFIIILISISKKRGGGGNNGRGFRQNSTAESILQAIILSSIGRGSYSSGSGSFGGGSSGGGFGGGFGGGGFGGGGASGSW; via the coding sequence ATGAAAACAAGGGTCTTCAGTCGTAGTCGTCCTTTTCAATGTTTACTTGGACTAAAAAAAACGGCACTCATTTTATTATTTGGTGGTTTCTTTTTAATTGGTCATTTTTCTTTTGCACAGTATAACATTCCAGAGAAACCTTCAAAAGCAGCTGGAGGGCAAACCAGTGTTTATGATTATATTAATCTGCTTTCTAAAACACAAAAGCAGACCCTTGAGAATAAACTTATTAAATACTCTGACACAACCTCAACACAAATTGTAGTCGCCATTATTAATTCTACCAATGGCGAATACATCAACTATTTAGGGACCCAATGGGCCGATAAATGGGGAATTGGAGATAAAGATAAAGACAATGGCATCTTTATTCTTCTCGCCAAAGACGATAGAAAAATAAATATCAGTACAGGTTATGGTACAGAACACTTAATGACTGATGCTATGTCTCGTCGCATTATTGAGCGTGATATCATCCCCTACTTCAAGCAAAATGATTATTATGGAGGACTCAATCGCGGTGCAGATGCCGTTTTTGAAGTCATGCAAGGCGAATACAAAGGCAGTAAGCCATCTAATAGCGGAAATACCTTTCCATTTGGATTCCTCTTTTTCCTATTTATTGTTTTTATTATTATTCTTATTTCTATTTCGAAAAAGAGAGGTGGCGGCGGTAATAATGGTCGTGGTTTTAGACAGAATTCTACTGCTGAAAGCATTTTACAAGCAATTATTTTGAGTAGTATAGGACGCGGTAGCTATAGCAGTGGTTCTGGAAGTTTTGGAGGCGGTTCTAGTGGCGGCGGATTTGGTGGTGGTTTTGGCGGAGGCGGTTTTGGCGGCGGTGGTGCCTCAGGCAGTTGGTGA
- a CDS encoding TPM domain-containing protein yields the protein MTQNPVETFLTPTEEQAVLTAIRKAESHTSGEIRVHIENTSNTPIDTRVLDVFSILKMHNTELHNAVLIYVAIQDKTFAIYGDKGINAVVSDTFWDETKNTIQAHFKQGHFKQGLVDGILSAGQQLKTYFPYKATDTDELPNTISKG from the coding sequence ATGACACAGAATCCTGTTGAAACATTTTTAACGCCTACTGAAGAACAAGCGGTTTTAACTGCCATACGTAAAGCAGAAAGCCATACCTCTGGTGAAATTAGGGTACATATTGAGAATACTTCTAATACACCAATTGATACCCGTGTATTAGACGTTTTTTCTATTTTAAAAATGCATAATACCGAATTGCATAATGCCGTTTTAATTTACGTTGCTATTCAAGATAAAACTTTTGCTATATATGGAGACAAAGGTATTAATGCTGTAGTTTCTGACACTTTTTGGGATGAAACGAAAAACACCATCCAAGCACATTTTAAACAAGGGCATTTTAAACAAGGTTTGGTTGATGGTATTTTATCAGCTGGACAACAATTGAAAACTTATTTTCCATACAAAGCCACAGATACAGACGAATTACCTAACACCATATCAAAAGGATGA
- a CDS encoding LemA family protein: MKKWIVPILLVFLFALFGMKVYNSTIRLDEAVNEAWGQVESSYQRRNDLIGNLVKTVQGAADFEKGTLESVIKARAQATAVTIDPSNITPEQLQEFNKAQGNVSSALSRLLVTVERYPELKANQNFLELQSQLEGTENRIMVARNRFNMAVKPYNEHIRKFPNNLLAGLFGFDKRVYFESDEGSEKAPDVEFDFQ, translated from the coding sequence ATGAAAAAATGGATTGTACCTATATTATTAGTATTTCTTTTTGCGTTGTTTGGAATGAAAGTATACAACTCAACGATTAGGCTAGATGAAGCTGTAAATGAAGCCTGGGGACAAGTAGAGAGCTCATATCAGAGAAGAAATGATCTTATTGGTAACTTAGTAAAGACCGTTCAAGGTGCAGCAGATTTTGAAAAAGGGACCTTAGAATCTGTTATTAAAGCAAGAGCACAAGCCACAGCTGTAACTATAGACCCCTCGAATATCACTCCAGAGCAATTACAAGAGTTTAACAAAGCACAAGGTAATGTATCGAGCGCGCTATCAAGACTTTTGGTTACCGTTGAACGTTATCCTGAATTAAAAGCAAACCAGAATTTCTTAGAATTACAGTCGCAATTAGAAGGTACTGAAAACCGAATTATGGTTGCCAGAAATCGTTTTAACATGGCAGTAAAGCCTTATAACGAACACATTCGGAAATTTCCAAATAATTTATTAGCTGGTCTATTTGGCTTTGATAAAAGAGTCTATTTTGAATCTGATGAAGGTAGTGAGAAAGCACCTGACGTTGAGTTTGATTTCCAATAA
- a CDS encoding MerR family transcriptional regulator, protein MQIELPEKRYYAIGEVAKAFDVNTSLIRFWEKEFDVLKPKKNAKGNRKFTPEDINNLKFIYHLVKERGFTLEGAKTHLKEEKKKSLTNFEIISKLEGVKAELIKLKDQL, encoded by the coding sequence ATGCAAATCGAACTTCCAGAAAAACGGTATTATGCCATTGGTGAAGTTGCTAAAGCTTTCGATGTTAATACGTCATTAATACGTTTTTGGGAAAAAGAATTTGATGTTTTAAAGCCTAAAAAAAATGCCAAAGGCAACCGCAAGTTCACACCCGAAGATATAAATAATCTCAAGTTTATCTACCATTTAGTCAAAGAACGTGGCTTTACTTTAGAAGGTGCAAAAACACATTTAAAAGAAGAAAAAAAGAAAAGCCTTACTAATTTTGAAATTATTAGTAAATTAGAAGGTGTGAAAGCAGAACTTATAAAATTAAAAGATCAACTATAA
- a CDS encoding M23 family metallopeptidase — protein sequence MSKVKYYYDSDTLSYRKITRKKRRTFKYLIAFLFSTALFAMLAVFIASQFLESPKEKALKRELSNMELQFELLNKKMEEAEAVLTNVEDRDNNIYRLYFESNPIPEEQRKAGFGGINRYRTFEGFDNSKLIIESNKRIDILQKRIVVQSKSLDEIAILAKEKEKLLASIPAIQPVTNEDLTRMASGYGMRTDPFNKTRKMHWGMDFTAPRGTPIYAAGDGVVLRADSNSTGYGNHIRIDHGYGYISLYAHLYKYNVGKNQKVKRGDLIGFVGSTGRSEAPHLHYEIFKDGDRINPINFYYGSLTAEEFSKLLDRSSIENQSLD from the coding sequence ATGAGTAAGGTAAAATATTATTATGATTCAGATACGTTGTCGTATCGAAAGATAACACGAAAAAAACGCCGTACGTTTAAATACCTAATTGCGTTCTTATTCTCCACAGCTCTGTTTGCGATGCTTGCCGTTTTTATAGCCAGTCAGTTTTTAGAATCACCTAAAGAAAAAGCCTTGAAGCGGGAGTTAAGTAATATGGAGTTACAGTTTGAGCTGCTTAATAAAAAAATGGAGGAAGCTGAAGCTGTGTTGACCAATGTAGAAGATCGTGATAACAATATTTATCGTTTGTATTTTGAGTCAAACCCTATTCCTGAAGAACAGCGTAAAGCTGGATTTGGCGGAATAAACAGATACAGAACCTTTGAAGGTTTTGATAATTCAAAACTCATAATTGAGAGTAATAAACGTATTGATATACTACAAAAACGTATCGTAGTACAATCTAAATCTTTGGATGAAATCGCCATTTTAGCTAAAGAAAAAGAGAAATTACTGGCCTCTATTCCTGCCATACAACCCGTTACTAATGAGGATTTAACACGAATGGCCTCAGGTTACGGCATGCGAACAGACCCCTTTAATAAGACTAGAAAAATGCATTGGGGCATGGACTTTACCGCTCCTCGTGGAACCCCAATTTATGCAGCAGGTGATGGCGTTGTTTTACGTGCAGATAGTAACTCAACTGGCTATGGAAACCACATACGTATTGATCATGGCTATGGTTACATATCCTTGTATGCCCACCTTTACAAATACAATGTAGGTAAAAACCAAAAAGTAAAACGTGGTGATCTCATTGGGTTTGTTGGTAGCACAGGGCGCTCTGAAGCACCACATTTGCATTACGAAATTTTTAAAGATGGTGATCGCATAAATCCTATAAACTTCTATTACGGCAGTTTAACCGCTGAAGAGTTTAGTAAGTTATTGGACCGTTCATCTATAGAAAATCAATCTTTAGATTAA
- the alaS gene encoding alanine--tRNA ligase has product MKSQDIRSTFLSFFENKQHSIVPSAPMVLKDDPTLMFVNSGMAPFKEFFLGNAEPKNNRLTDSQKCLRVSGKHNDLEEVGYDTYHHTLFEMLGNWSFGDYFKTEAIAWAWELLTEVYKIDKDILYVSVFEGSDDADKLEMDDEAYNIWKQYISEDRILKGNKKDNFWEMGEQGPCGPCSEIHVDIRTPEEKAKVPGKDLVNMDHPQVVEVWNLVFMQYNRKADGSLENLPNKHIDTGMGFERLCMVLQDVKSNYDTDVFTPIIREVETITDKQYGASGASGEKIDIAIRVICDHVRAVAFSIADGQLPSNTGAGYVIRRILRRAVRYGFTFLDKKEPFIYRLVDVLAKKMGTAFPELKTQKQLIENVIKEEEASFLRTLDQGLLLLDRIVETTKGKEVLGAKVFELKDTYGFPEDLTDLILREKGYTYNVEAFNAELEKQKSRGRESSALKSDDWTVLIEDAEQEFVGYDTLESNVKITRYRKVTSKKDGEMYQLVFNLTPFYAEGGGQVGDKGYLEDVRGDVVYILDTKKENNVVIHFTKNLPKHLNETLKAVVDSKQRHRTECNHTATHLLHQGLREVLGAHVEQKGSAVHSKYLRFDFSHFSRVTAEQLQEVEDFVNARIEGKLPLEEHRSVPVEQALADGAMALFGEKYGDAVRTVRFGQSMELCGGTHVNNTGDIWHFKIVSEGAVAAGIRRIEAITNDAVKDFYSETSTAFSEIKALLNNAQNPKEAVLKLQNENSDLKKHIEDLLKDKAKNMTGELANNLTEINGVQFLAQKVDLDAGGIKDVAFDLGSKHKNLFLLFGSAVGDKAMLTCYISKELVAERDLNAGTVVRELGKLIHGGGGGQPFYATAGGKHPAGIEQALNQAKQYVE; this is encoded by the coding sequence ATGAAATCTCAAGATATTCGCTCAACATTTTTAAGTTTTTTTGAAAATAAGCAACACAGCATCGTTCCTTCTGCGCCAATGGTACTAAAGGATGACCCTACTTTAATGTTTGTAAATTCAGGAATGGCACCATTTAAGGAATTCTTTTTGGGTAATGCCGAACCAAAAAATAATCGCTTAACAGACTCTCAAAAATGCTTAAGAGTTTCAGGGAAACATAACGATTTAGAGGAGGTTGGTTATGATACCTACCACCATACATTATTCGAAATGTTAGGAAATTGGTCTTTTGGTGATTATTTTAAAACCGAAGCAATCGCTTGGGCCTGGGAATTACTAACGGAGGTCTATAAAATTGACAAAGATATTCTTTATGTTAGTGTTTTTGAGGGGAGTGATGATGCCGATAAGCTTGAAATGGATGATGAAGCTTATAATATATGGAAACAGTACATCAGTGAAGATCGCATTTTAAAAGGAAATAAAAAAGATAATTTCTGGGAAATGGGAGAGCAGGGCCCTTGCGGACCTTGTAGTGAAATTCACGTCGATATTCGTACTCCAGAAGAAAAAGCTAAGGTTCCTGGAAAGGATTTGGTGAATATGGATCATCCACAAGTGGTGGAAGTTTGGAATTTAGTATTCATGCAATACAATCGAAAAGCAGATGGTTCTCTTGAAAACCTACCCAATAAACACATCGATACTGGAATGGGCTTTGAACGCTTGTGTATGGTCTTACAGGATGTGAAATCTAACTATGACACCGATGTTTTCACCCCTATTATTCGTGAGGTTGAAACCATTACAGATAAACAGTACGGCGCTTCTGGGGCTTCGGGAGAGAAAATAGATATCGCCATTCGTGTGATTTGTGATCATGTGCGTGCAGTAGCATTTTCTATTGCCGATGGACAATTGCCAAGTAATACAGGGGCAGGTTATGTGATTAGAAGAATTTTACGTCGGGCAGTACGTTATGGTTTTACCTTTTTAGATAAAAAAGAACCCTTTATTTACAGATTAGTTGATGTTTTGGCTAAGAAGATGGGAACGGCATTTCCAGAATTAAAGACACAAAAGCAATTGATTGAAAATGTAATTAAAGAAGAGGAAGCGTCTTTTTTAAGAACTTTAGATCAAGGGTTGTTGTTATTGGACCGCATTGTAGAAACAACAAAAGGGAAAGAAGTTTTAGGTGCTAAGGTTTTTGAATTAAAAGATACCTACGGTTTCCCTGAAGATTTAACAGATCTTATTCTTCGTGAAAAAGGATATACTTATAATGTAGAAGCATTTAATGCTGAGCTTGAAAAACAAAAAAGTCGTGGTAGAGAATCTTCTGCCTTAAAATCTGATGATTGGACTGTTTTAATTGAAGATGCCGAACAAGAATTTGTAGGCTATGATACATTAGAATCTAATGTAAAAATTACCAGGTATAGAAAAGTAACCTCTAAAAAGGACGGTGAAATGTATCAATTGGTTTTTAATTTAACACCTTTTTATGCAGAAGGTGGCGGACAGGTAGGCGATAAAGGTTATTTGGAAGATGTGCGTGGTGATGTGGTATATATTTTGGATACTAAGAAAGAAAATAATGTGGTCATCCATTTTACTAAAAATTTACCAAAACATTTAAATGAAACTTTAAAAGCCGTTGTAGATTCTAAACAACGTCATAGAACAGAATGTAATCACACAGCAACACACTTATTGCATCAAGGATTGCGTGAGGTTTTAGGAGCGCATGTTGAGCAAAAGGGGAGTGCTGTGCATTCAAAATATTTGCGTTTTGATTTTTCTCATTTTTCGAGAGTGACTGCTGAACAGTTGCAGGAAGTAGAAGATTTTGTCAATGCAAGAATTGAAGGCAAATTACCTTTAGAAGAACACAGAAGTGTACCTGTGGAGCAAGCACTTGCAGATGGGGCTATGGCTTTATTTGGTGAAAAGTACGGAGATGCTGTGCGTACCGTTCGTTTTGGCCAATCTATGGAGTTGTGTGGAGGTACCCATGTTAATAATACGGGTGATATTTGGCATTTTAAGATCGTGTCTGAAGGTGCAGTAGCAGCTGGAATTAGACGTATTGAAGCCATAACTAATGATGCCGTAAAAGACTTTTATTCTGAAACCAGTACGGCCTTTTCTGAAATAAAAGCCTTACTTAATAATGCTCAAAACCCAAAAGAAGCGGTACTAAAGCTTCAAAATGAGAATAGCGATTTAAAAAAACATATCGAAGATTTACTTAAAGACAAAGCTAAAAATATGACAGGTGAATTGGCTAACAATTTAACCGAAATTAATGGGGTTCAGTTTTTAGCGCAAAAAGTTGATTTAGATGCTGGAGGTATAAAAGATGTGGCTTTCGATTTGGGAAGTAAGCATAAGAATTTATTTCTATTATTTGGTTCTGCGGTAGGAGATAAAGCCATGCTTACGTGTTATATTTCTAAAGAATTAGTAGCAGAACGCGATTTAAATGCAGGAACTGTTGTTAGAGAATTGGGGAAATTAATTCACGGCGGCGGCGGCGGACAACCATTTTACGCAACAGCAGGCGGAAAACATCCGGCAGGAATTGAGCAAGCTTTAAATCAGGCAAAACAATATGTTGAATAA
- a CDS encoding GSCFA domain-containing protein yields the protein MKLQTEIPLKTQVHNQMDYNAKLLLLGSCFSENIGEKFNYFKFQSVSNPFGILFHPKAIETLMLKARNQIEYTENDVFFHNERWHCYDAHSKLSAVSKEVLLIDLNSNLQLINQQIAEATHVIITLGTAWVYDLVENNQTVANCHKMPQKQFNKKLLSVTEIVSSLKTIAAVIKAVNKKVTLILTVSPVRHIKDGFVENTLSKAHLISAIHQFVNQNPTSDTLQLAYFPSYEIMFDELREYRFYKADMLHPNATAIEYIWQKFQKVWMDSKTVSVMKEVEDIQRGLAHKPFNKASHAHQLFLKNINKKQKELQLRFPDINF from the coding sequence ATGAAACTACAAACCGAAATACCGCTAAAGACGCAAGTGCATAATCAAATGGATTATAACGCTAAGCTCTTGTTATTGGGCTCGTGTTTTTCGGAGAATATTGGTGAGAAGTTTAACTATTTTAAATTTCAAAGTGTTTCCAATCCATTCGGTATTTTATTTCATCCGAAAGCGATTGAAACACTAATGCTTAAAGCAAGGAACCAAATAGAGTACACTGAGAATGATGTTTTTTTTCATAACGAACGCTGGCATTGCTACGATGCGCATTCAAAATTAAGTGCTGTTTCAAAAGAGGTCTTATTGATAGATTTGAATTCAAATCTACAGTTGATAAATCAGCAAATTGCGGAAGCAACACATGTTATTATTACGCTTGGTACAGCTTGGGTTTACGATTTAGTTGAAAATAATCAAACGGTCGCTAATTGCCATAAAATGCCTCAAAAGCAATTCAATAAAAAATTACTCTCTGTTACAGAAATCGTAAGTAGTTTAAAAACAATAGCAGCAGTCATTAAAGCTGTAAATAAGAAAGTAACACTCATTTTAACCGTCTCGCCAGTACGGCATATTAAAGATGGCTTTGTAGAGAATACGCTAAGTAAAGCACATTTAATAAGTGCCATTCACCAATTCGTCAATCAAAATCCTACAAGCGATACGCTTCAATTGGCTTATTTTCCATCTTATGAAATCATGTTTGACGAACTGCGTGAGTATCGTTTTTATAAAGCAGATATGTTACATCCTAACGCAACGGCTATAGAATATATCTGGCAAAAGTTTCAGAAGGTATGGATGGATTCAAAAACGGTTTCGGTAATGAAAGAGGTAGAAGATATTCAAAGAGGATTGGCCCATAAACCATTTAATAAAGCGTCTCATGCACATCAGTTATTTCTAAAAAACATAAATAAGAAGCAAAAAGAATTACAGTTGCGATTCCCAGATATTAATTTTTAA
- a CDS encoding DUF4230 domain-containing protein: MRKILFGVIITLVILFAFKHCGNKNKDKITLQENSALIQESLKNVGKLVVTEGHFSQVFTYNNSKAIFTSYISAEKKALVVVNADVTVAYDLSKIEYKIDELSKTLTILSIPKEEIKISPDFEYYDVQADFLNPFEAKDYNAIKKTVNAALMKKIEASELKSNAKNRLISELSKFYILTNSLGWTLRYNETPITELNTLQDIKL; the protein is encoded by the coding sequence ATGAGAAAAATACTTTTTGGTGTCATTATAACACTGGTCATTCTTTTTGCTTTTAAACACTGTGGAAATAAAAATAAAGACAAAATTACACTGCAGGAAAATTCAGCTTTAATTCAGGAATCGCTTAAGAATGTTGGTAAGTTGGTAGTTACAGAAGGGCATTTTAGTCAAGTCTTTACTTACAATAATTCAAAAGCCATTTTTACAAGTTATATTTCTGCTGAAAAAAAAGCATTAGTAGTCGTTAACGCAGACGTAACTGTAGCTTACGATTTAAGTAAAATTGAATATAAGATTGATGAGCTTAGTAAGACTTTAACAATTTTAAGTATACCAAAAGAAGAAATAAAAATTAGCCCAGATTTTGAATACTACGATGTGCAAGCCGATTTTTTAAACCCCTTTGAAGCAAAAGATTATAATGCGATTAAGAAAACAGTGAACGCGGCTTTAATGAAAAAAATAGAAGCCTCAGAATTAAAATCGAATGCTAAAAACAGATTGATTAGTGAACTTTCAAAATTCTATATTCTTACAAATTCTTTGGGTTGGACATTACGCTATAACGAAACGCCAATTACAGAATTAAATACACTTCAAGATATAAAGTTATAA